A stretch of the Neisseria sp. DTU_2020_1000833_1_SI_GRL_NUU_006 genome encodes the following:
- a CDS encoding ABC transporter ATP-binding protein produces the protein MITIRNVSFHIGGNPILNNVSLDIPEGGITALIGPNGAGKSTLLSFMARLRPLEQGSISYAGKDVSTTPTADLAKTLSILTQENSVMSRITVRDLLMFGRYPYHQGRPTPKDLAIVENALSEFKLDSFANRYLTELSGGQRQRAMIAMVFCQSTDYVLLDEPLNNLDMYHARALMQLLQRLTREHKRTTVVVLHDINQAAAYADHVVAMKNGQVAMTGAPNDIFTAENIKDLFDMDVDVLDYQGKKLVIHHV, from the coding sequence ATGATTACCATCCGCAACGTCAGCTTCCACATCGGCGGCAACCCCATCCTCAACAACGTCAGCCTAGACATCCCCGAAGGCGGCATTACCGCGCTCATCGGTCCAAACGGCGCAGGCAAATCCACGCTCCTCTCCTTCATGGCGCGCCTCCGCCCGCTGGAACAGGGCAGCATCAGTTACGCCGGCAAAGATGTTTCGACCACGCCCACCGCCGATCTGGCAAAAACGCTCTCCATCCTGACCCAAGAAAACAGCGTCATGAGCCGCATTACCGTTCGCGACCTGCTCATGTTCGGGCGTTATCCCTACCACCAAGGCAGACCGACCCCCAAAGATCTTGCTATCGTCGAAAACGCACTTTCCGAGTTCAAACTGGACAGCTTCGCCAACCGCTACCTGACCGAACTCTCCGGCGGACAACGCCAACGCGCCATGATTGCCATGGTCTTCTGCCAAAGCACCGATTACGTCCTCTTGGACGAACCGCTCAACAACCTCGATATGTACCACGCCCGCGCCCTCATGCAGCTGCTCCAGCGGCTGACCCGCGAACACAAGCGCACCACCGTCGTCGTCCTGCACGACATCAACCAAGCCGCCGCCTACGCCGACCACGTCGTCGCCATGAAAAACGGACAAGTCGCCATGACTGGCGCGCCGAACGACATCTTTACCGCTGAAAATATTAAAGATTTGTTTGATATGGATGTCGACGTATTGGACTATCAGGGCAAGAAGCTGGTTATCCATCACGTTTGA
- the queA gene encoding tRNA preQ1(34) S-adenosylmethionine ribosyltransferase-isomerase QueA has translation MDISDFDFTLPDRLIAQHPPEVRGSSRLLVALPDMPLQDRVFGDLPDYIEAGDVLVFNNTKVMKARLFGQKESGGKIEALIERVLDNHTALAHIRSSKSPKPGTKLIFEGDICAVMVERADELFCLRFEGEQTVYELLEQNGHLPLPPYIERAAGADDDTRYQTVYAKHQGAVAAPTAGLHFTDELLGRLKAKGVETAEVTLHVGAGTFQPVRVDKIEEHKMHSEWFDVPPETVAAIEAAHTRGNKVWAVGTTSMRALESAARETGRLKAGQGDTDIFITPGYRFRVIDRLITNFHLPKSTLLMLVSAFSGMEHIRSVYRHAVEHEYRFFSYGDAMVLGRRETDIED, from the coding sequence AGTGCGCGGCAGCAGCCGCCTTTTGGTCGCGCTGCCCGATATGCCGCTGCAAGACCGCGTGTTCGGCGATTTGCCTGATTATATTGAGGCGGGCGACGTTTTGGTGTTCAACAACACCAAAGTCATGAAAGCGCGGCTGTTCGGGCAAAAAGAGAGCGGCGGAAAAATCGAGGCCTTAATAGAGCGCGTTTTGGACAACCACACCGCGCTGGCGCACATCCGCTCGTCCAAATCGCCCAAACCCGGCACGAAGCTGATTTTCGAAGGCGATATTTGTGCCGTCATGGTGGAGCGTGCGGACGAACTGTTCTGCCTGCGCTTTGAAGGCGAACAAACCGTTTACGAGCTGCTGGAGCAAAACGGTCATTTGCCGCTGCCGCCCTATATCGAACGCGCTGCCGGCGCAGATGACGACACGCGCTATCAAACCGTCTATGCCAAACATCAGGGCGCGGTCGCGGCGCCGACGGCAGGTTTGCATTTTACAGACGAGCTTTTAGGTCGTCTGAAAGCCAAAGGCGTGGAAACGGCGGAAGTCACCCTGCACGTCGGCGCGGGAACGTTCCAGCCCGTGCGCGTGGACAAAATCGAAGAACACAAAATGCACAGCGAATGGTTTGACGTACCGCCCGAAACCGTCGCCGCCATCGAAGCCGCCCATACGCGCGGAAACAAAGTTTGGGCAGTCGGCACCACTTCCATGCGCGCCCTCGAATCCGCCGCTCGCGAGACAGGTCGTCTGAAAGCGGGACAGGGCGATACCGATATTTTCATTACGCCCGGCTACCGCTTCCGCGTCATCGACCGCCTGATTACCAATTTCCACCTGCCCAAATCCACGCTCCTGATGCTCGTCAGCGCGTTTTCGGGCATGGAACACATCCGTTCGGTGTACCGCCATGCGGTCGAACATGAATACCGTTTTTTCAGCTACGGGGACGCGATGGTTTTGGGGCGGAGAGAAACGGACATCGAGGATTAA
- a CDS encoding FmdE family protein — protein sequence MTQEHFPEFFEQAPTLTVQDALAEFLGAAEEGIMQYRYADAVRLCGHSCPTVAGAYLMTLKGLKALYGSDLPQRGGIEAAMQGARDEGTVGVTASVVQLLTGAAPETGFGGVGPQGRFARRNLLSFDADIEGTLTLRRKDNGKTVAVSLNAAMQPFAPEMRDIMPKAVSGTATAEELKRFGELWQARVKAFLIDLADNPQFVIVREI from the coding sequence ATGACTCAAGAACATTTCCCCGAATTTTTCGAGCAAGCCCCGACGCTGACCGTCCAAGACGCGCTCGCCGAATTTCTCGGCGCGGCAGAGGAGGGCATCATGCAGTATCGCTACGCCGATGCCGTCCGCCTGTGCGGACACTCCTGTCCCACCGTCGCAGGCGCGTACCTCATGACGCTTAAAGGCTTGAAAGCACTTTACGGCAGCGACCTGCCGCAGCGCGGCGGAATCGAAGCCGCCATGCAGGGCGCGCGCGACGAAGGCACGGTCGGCGTTACCGCATCCGTCGTCCAACTTTTAACCGGCGCCGCTCCCGAAACCGGCTTCGGCGGCGTCGGCCCGCAAGGACGCTTCGCCCGCCGCAACCTGTTGAGTTTCGATGCCGACATCGAAGGCACGCTGACCCTGCGCCGCAAAGACAACGGCAAAACCGTCGCCGTCAGCCTCAACGCCGCCATGCAGCCCTTCGCCCCCGAAATGCGCGACATCATGCCCAAAGCCGTCAGCGGCACCGCCACCGCAGAAGAACTCAAACGCTTCGGCGAACTCTGGCAGGCGCGTGTTAAAGCCTTCTTGATTGATTTGGCAGACAATCCCCAATTCGTCATCGTTCGCGAAATCTGA